From Demequina lutea, a single genomic window includes:
- the secD gene encoding protein translocase subunit SecD codes for MSSAVKGARRILQGLVWIIVILFAVLTLGVTTHTKNAHWLPGLGLDLAGGHEITLQAKTTDGSTVTQSDLNQAVAIIRKRVDASGTSEASITTQGNLNILVALPGNPDQATIDLVKKSAQLQFRPVLQEATSTGPTTVTPTTSPAPTGDTVSPTVLPAVPPSAASAVAPTPSASASGIDTGSPVHEMAYVKTAATPTPSASAQPAATASPTPSPTPAPTTTTAAATDPSSLSWITPEVQAAYDALDCTTPESRSGGGSLGDPNAAFATCDAVNPVKYILGPVEMDGKDVSTATSGPHLTQAGTTDGTYEVDLKLTSIGAKKFAATTARLYKLNQAGASPRDQFAMVLDGVVISAPGVRDGAINGGVAQISGSFTQLDAQTLANQLKFGALPMTLDVQSEQAISATLGKSQLENGLLAGLIGLILVVIYTLFQYRALAAVTIGSLVVAGGTTFVIIDLLSWGMGYRLSLAGVAGLIVAIGITADSFIVYFERVKDELREGRSLVAAVEHGWSRARRTILASDAVSFLAALVLYMLAVGSVRGFAFTLGLTTLVDLLVVFMFTHPTLGLLARTKFFGDGHRFSGLDPRQLGRDAVYKGRGRVSVPEVTGEPTLTLAERKAKKARAAADPAEKE; via the coding sequence GTGTCTTCAGCAGTCAAGGGCGCCCGCAGGATACTGCAGGGACTCGTCTGGATCATCGTCATCCTCTTTGCGGTGCTCACCCTGGGGGTGACGACGCACACCAAGAACGCGCATTGGCTCCCTGGCCTCGGGCTCGACCTCGCGGGCGGCCACGAGATCACCCTCCAGGCGAAGACGACCGACGGTTCCACGGTCACCCAGTCGGACCTGAACCAGGCCGTGGCGATCATCCGCAAGCGCGTCGACGCCTCGGGCACATCCGAGGCATCGATCACGACCCAGGGCAACCTCAACATCCTCGTGGCGCTCCCCGGCAACCCCGACCAGGCGACGATCGACCTCGTGAAGAAGAGCGCTCAGCTGCAGTTCCGTCCGGTGCTGCAGGAGGCAACCTCGACGGGTCCCACGACGGTGACGCCCACCACGAGCCCCGCGCCGACAGGCGACACGGTGAGCCCCACGGTTCTGCCGGCGGTTCCACCATCGGCGGCCTCCGCGGTGGCCCCTACGCCGTCCGCATCGGCCTCCGGCATCGACACCGGTAGCCCCGTGCACGAAATGGCGTACGTCAAGACGGCCGCCACTCCCACGCCATCCGCCAGCGCCCAGCCCGCCGCGACTGCAAGCCCCACGCCAAGCCCCACGCCTGCGCCCACGACGACGACGGCGGCGGCGACCGACCCGTCATCCCTTTCGTGGATCACGCCCGAGGTTCAGGCGGCCTACGACGCGCTCGACTGCACGACTCCCGAGAGCCGTAGTGGCGGCGGTAGTCTGGGCGACCCGAACGCCGCGTTCGCCACGTGTGACGCGGTCAATCCCGTGAAGTACATCTTGGGGCCGGTCGAGATGGATGGTAAAGACGTGTCCACCGCGACATCCGGCCCACACCTGACGCAAGCGGGGACGACGGACGGTACGTACGAGGTGGACCTGAAACTGACGAGTATTGGAGCGAAGAAGTTTGCCGCCACCACCGCAAGGCTGTACAAGCTCAACCAAGCAGGTGCCTCACCGCGCGACCAGTTCGCGATGGTGCTTGATGGTGTGGTGATCTCGGCACCCGGCGTGCGAGACGGCGCGATCAACGGAGGCGTCGCGCAAATCTCAGGTTCCTTCACGCAGCTCGACGCCCAGACCTTGGCGAATCAGCTCAAGTTCGGCGCGCTGCCGATGACGCTCGACGTGCAGTCGGAACAGGCGATCTCGGCCACCTTGGGAAAGAGCCAACTTGAAAACGGGCTGCTTGCAGGTCTCATCGGCCTGATCCTCGTGGTGATCTACACGCTGTTCCAGTACCGAGCCCTGGCTGCGGTCACCATCGGCTCGCTCGTCGTTGCGGGTGGAACGACATTCGTCATCATCGACTTGCTGTCGTGGGGGATGGGGTATCGGCTCTCATTGGCAGGCGTTGCGGGCCTCATCGTGGCCATCGGCATTACCGCGGACTCGTTCATCGTGTACTTCGAGAGGGTCAAGGATGAGCTGCGCGAGGGAAGATCGCTCGTCGCGGCAGTCGAGCATGGTTGGTCGCGCGCTCGCCGCACGATCCTGGCATCCGACGCCGTGAGCTTCCTCGCCGCGCTCGTGCTGTACATGCTCGCCGTGGGAAGCGTGCGTGGCTTCGCGTTCACGCTGGGCCTCACCACCCTCGTCGACCTACTGGTTGTCTTCATGTTCACCCACCCGACCCTGGGCCTGCTGGCACGCACCAAGTTCTTTGGCGATGGGCACCGCTTCTCGGGCCTCGACCCGAGGCAACTGGGTCGTGACGCGGTCTACAAGGGGCGCGGACGAGTTTCGGTTCCAGAAGTCACGGGCGAACCCACGCTCACGCTCGCCGAGCGCAAGGCGAAGAAGGCCCGCGCGGCCGCCGACCCCGCCGAGAAGGAGTAA
- the secF gene encoding protein translocase subunit SecF, whose product MANLSNWGNRLHSGETTYPIVAQRKRWFAFSSTLVILAILVLVFKGLTLGIDFKGGTEYTLSNVPGQNTSIATAVVVKQFPNEQPAVVPVGTSSVRVQLGTIDSSQVEPLGVAIADAYNIPVKDVSSSFIGPSWGKDVSSKAIKGLVVFLILVTIVMTMYFRAWRMAVAGLAALLHDLIFTLGIYALSGFTVTPASVIGFLTILGYSLYDTVVVFDKVKENTQDVFAQHRFTYDELSNLAVNQTLVRSINTSVVALLPVSAILFIGSLLLGAGTLSDISLALFVGMAVGTYSSIFVATPLEVALRDQETRIKEHTADVLALRASGGSDVVRPDGTVRVGALVAGHHQGTAAQPKRKQRK is encoded by the coding sequence ATGGCCAACCTGTCTAACTGGGGTAACCGCCTCCACTCGGGCGAGACCACGTACCCGATCGTGGCTCAGCGCAAGCGCTGGTTCGCGTTCAGCTCCACCCTCGTGATTCTCGCCATCCTCGTGCTCGTGTTCAAGGGACTCACCCTCGGCATCGACTTCAAGGGCGGCACGGAGTACACACTCTCGAACGTCCCCGGCCAGAACACCTCGATCGCCACCGCCGTGGTGGTCAAGCAGTTCCCGAATGAGCAACCGGCTGTGGTCCCCGTGGGTACGTCGAGTGTTCGCGTCCAGTTGGGCACGATCGACTCGTCTCAGGTCGAGCCGCTCGGCGTGGCCATTGCCGATGCTTACAACATCCCCGTGAAGGACGTGAGCTCCAGCTTCATCGGCCCCAGCTGGGGCAAGGATGTCTCGAGCAAGGCCATCAAGGGCCTCGTAGTGTTCCTCATCCTCGTCACGATCGTGATGACGATGTACTTCCGGGCGTGGCGCATGGCCGTCGCGGGACTCGCGGCACTGCTCCACGACCTGATCTTTACATTGGGCATCTATGCGCTGTCGGGCTTCACGGTGACGCCAGCCTCCGTCATCGGCTTCCTGACGATCCTTGGGTATTCGTTGTACGACACGGTGGTCGTTTTCGACAAGGTCAAGGAAAATACCCAAGACGTATTCGCCCAGCACCGGTTCACGTACGACGAGCTCTCCAACCTGGCCGTCAACCAGACCCTGGTGCGCTCGATCAACACGTCCGTTGTGGCCCTGCTCCCCGTGAGCGCGATCCTGTTCATCGGCTCGTTGCTACTCGGCGCGGGCACGCTTTCGGACATCTCGCTCGCGCTCTTCGTCGGCATGGCCGTGGGTACCTACTCGTCGATCTTCGTGGCGACGCCTCTCGAGGTGGCGCTGCGTGACCAGGAGACGCGCATCAAGGAGCACACGGCAGACGTGCTGGCACTGAGGGCCTCGGGCGGCAGCGACGTCGTGCGTCCCGATGGCACGGTGCGGGTTGGCGCGCTGGTCGCGGGGCATCACCAGGGCACCGCAGCGCAACCGAAGCGCAAGCAGCGCAAGTAG
- a CDS encoding RelA/SpoT family protein, giving the protein MNDTRPASNPGRSLSLRRNAKDTSALGPLLDIYHRMYPRAKPALIERAHAVAEQAHEGQQRKSGEAYISHPIAVAEIIAGLGLPATVIAAALLHDVVEDTGFPLEEIRAEFGDEVASFVDGVTKLDRLTFGDAAEAETVRKLVVAMAHDMRVVLLKLADRLHNARTWDHVSPTTARRKAQETLEIYAPLAHRMGLNAIKWELEDLSFRTLYPKIYQEIVEVVAERSPEREKQLDEVRAAIAAQLKDKKIKAEITGRPKHYYSVYQKMIVRGRDLNDIYDLIGVRILVESVRDCYAVLGEMHSTYQPVPGRFKDYIAMPKFNLYQSLHTTVIGPEGKPIELQIRTWDMHRRAEYGYAAHWRYKENAKGEKVPAQAHDAGWLRQIADWQQETADPTEFLDSLRGEISRAEVYVFTPRGKLLPLTQGATPVDFAYAVHTDVGHKTVGAKVNGRLVPLDSTLENGDTVEIITTSDENAHPKRDWLEFVQSTRARNKIRQWFTRERREESIETGRDMLARAIRRQHLPMQRLMSKTTLIALAKEMRYEDVDGLYAAIGEHKEQPSDVVSKMVAAVGGQEGAEEDLSEITRPGTRHRARRGDPGVSVEGMTDVMVKLAKCCSPVPGDPIRGFVTRGTGVSVHRADCDNLRALEEQPERLVAVQWTGASDATFLVQIEVEALDRSRLLSDVVQVLSDNHLNILGAHVSTTSDRVALNTFSFEMADPSHLGEVINAVRRIDGVYDARRITGVKRNQRLG; this is encoded by the coding sequence GTGAATGACACGCGTCCAGCCTCCAACCCGGGCAGGTCCCTTTCCCTGCGTAGGAACGCGAAAGACACGAGCGCGCTCGGGCCGCTCCTGGACATTTATCACCGCATGTACCCGCGCGCCAAGCCGGCGCTGATCGAGCGGGCGCACGCGGTTGCCGAGCAGGCGCACGAGGGCCAGCAGCGGAAGAGCGGCGAGGCATATATCTCGCACCCGATCGCGGTCGCGGAGATCATCGCGGGGCTCGGCCTCCCTGCCACCGTGATCGCTGCGGCGCTGCTGCACGACGTCGTCGAGGACACCGGCTTCCCGCTCGAGGAGATCCGTGCCGAGTTTGGCGATGAGGTCGCATCGTTCGTCGACGGGGTCACCAAGCTCGACAGGCTGACCTTCGGCGATGCGGCCGAGGCGGAGACGGTGCGCAAGCTCGTCGTGGCCATGGCCCACGACATGCGCGTCGTGCTCCTCAAGCTCGCAGACCGCCTGCACAACGCGCGCACATGGGACCACGTGAGCCCCACAACCGCACGTCGCAAGGCCCAGGAGACTCTCGAGATCTACGCGCCCCTGGCGCACCGCATGGGGCTCAATGCGATCAAGTGGGAACTCGAGGACCTGTCGTTCAGGACGCTGTATCCGAAGATCTATCAAGAGATCGTCGAGGTGGTGGCCGAACGCTCGCCCGAGCGGGAAAAGCAGCTAGACGAGGTGCGCGCTGCAATCGCGGCGCAACTGAAGGACAAGAAGATCAAGGCCGAAATCACCGGCCGTCCCAAGCACTACTACTCGGTGTATCAGAAGATGATCGTGCGAGGCCGCGACCTCAACGACATCTACGACCTGATAGGCGTACGCATACTCGTGGAGTCGGTGCGCGATTGCTACGCGGTGCTAGGCGAGATGCACTCCACGTACCAGCCGGTTCCCGGCAGGTTCAAGGACTACATCGCGATGCCAAAGTTCAACCTCTACCAGTCGCTCCACACGACGGTGATTGGCCCCGAGGGCAAGCCCATCGAGCTGCAGATTCGCACGTGGGACATGCACAGGCGGGCCGAGTACGGCTATGCGGCCCACTGGCGCTACAAGGAAAATGCCAAGGGCGAGAAGGTCCCAGCGCAGGCGCACGATGCCGGCTGGTTGAGGCAGATCGCGGACTGGCAGCAAGAGACGGCCGACCCGACCGAGTTCCTCGACTCTCTGCGTGGCGAAATTTCCCGTGCCGAGGTCTACGTCTTCACCCCACGCGGCAAGCTCCTGCCGCTGACTCAGGGCGCGACGCCCGTCGACTTCGCCTACGCAGTCCACACCGACGTCGGCCACAAGACGGTGGGCGCCAAGGTCAACGGGCGCCTGGTCCCGCTCGATTCGACTCTCGAAAACGGCGACACGGTTGAGATCATCACCACGTCCGACGAGAACGCGCATCCTAAGCGCGACTGGCTGGAGTTCGTCCAGTCGACAAGGGCGCGTAACAAGATCAGGCAATGGTTCACGCGCGAGCGACGCGAGGAGTCGATCGAGACCGGTCGCGACATGCTTGCCAGGGCGATCCGCCGCCAGCACCTGCCAATGCAACGCCTCATGAGCAAGACCACTCTGATCGCGCTCGCCAAGGAGATGCGCTACGAGGACGTCGACGGGCTCTATGCCGCGATCGGCGAGCATAAGGAACAACCCTCCGACGTCGTGTCGAAGATGGTCGCTGCCGTCGGCGGCCAAGAGGGCGCCGAAGAGGACCTCAGCGAGATCACCAGGCCGGGCACGCGGCACCGGGCCAGACGCGGCGACCCCGGAGTGTCTGTCGAGGGCATGACTGACGTCATGGTCAAGCTTGCGAAGTGCTGCAGTCCCGTTCCGGGCGACCCCATCAGGGGGTTTGTGACGCGCGGAACGGGCGTCAGCGTGCACAGGGCCGACTGCGACAACCTGCGGGCACTCGAAGAGCAGCCCGAGCGGCTCGTCGCCGTGCAATGGACCGGGGCGTCGGACGCCACATTCCTCGTGCAGATTGAGGTCGAGGCGCTCGACAGGAGCCGGCTACTTTCGGATGTGGTCCAGGTGCTTTCCGACAATCACCTCAACATCCTGGGTGCGCACGTGTCGACCACTTCCGACCGGGTCGCGCTCAACACGTTCTCGTTTGAGATGGCGGACCCGTCCCACCTCGGCGAGGTCATCAACGCCGTGCGCCGCATTGACGGCGTGTACGACGCGCGCCGCATCACCGGCGTCAAACGCAACCAACGTCTCGGCTAA
- a CDS encoding DUF349 domain-containing protein translates to MTPAKPRPMPRPQAPSPAILAAHSTHPVRIPLADDISAEAIASASAFGAVDGDQVVVIEGETRTPVGPAEGEKPIAAYAKAFIEFAASVERFHARLVGAELSPKDIDDALAGLRSSLETPVIVGNLAALRARFGIVEAEAKEVADKVRAERAAARAVAAEAREVLVAEAEKLAAKPLAQVHWKNDTARMRELLDEWKEAQRSGARMAKEAEREMWARFTKARSSFEKARKVHFAQLDKENASVAGTKEDLANRAEALATSTDWDGTARQFKQLMDQWRLAGRGRKSTDDALWARFQGAQEAFFSTKRAASEAEEEVLNANVPAKEAAVKAAEALLPISDVRAAKKEIRAIQDRFESAGEVPRGAAASLSRRIAAVEKAIRDADQAHWTSKNPEIEARATGAAAQLHSAIADLEAKLEKAKAAKDARKVKEFTESLAARKAWLKQIEAVAK, encoded by the coding sequence ATGACGCCCGCCAAGCCCCGGCCCATGCCTCGCCCTCAGGCTCCCTCGCCCGCGATTCTCGCGGCGCACTCGACGCACCCCGTGCGCATCCCCCTCGCCGATGACATTTCCGCGGAGGCGATCGCCTCTGCCTCGGCATTTGGTGCGGTCGATGGCGACCAGGTGGTGGTTATCGAGGGCGAGACCCGCACTCCCGTCGGCCCCGCGGAAGGCGAGAAGCCCATCGCGGCGTACGCGAAGGCCTTCATCGAGTTTGCCGCATCGGTCGAGCGGTTCCACGCGCGCCTCGTCGGCGCGGAGCTGAGCCCCAAGGACATTGACGACGCCCTGGCGGGCCTGCGTAGTTCGCTCGAGACTCCCGTCATCGTCGGCAACTTGGCGGCCCTTCGCGCCCGCTTCGGCATCGTCGAGGCAGAGGCCAAGGAGGTCGCCGACAAGGTCCGTGCCGAGCGCGCCGCCGCCCGTGCAGTCGCCGCCGAGGCCCGCGAGGTCCTCGTCGCGGAGGCGGAGAAGCTTGCCGCCAAGCCGCTGGCCCAGGTGCATTGGAAAAACGACACCGCGCGCATGCGCGAACTTCTGGACGAGTGGAAGGAAGCCCAGCGCTCCGGCGCGCGCATGGCCAAGGAGGCCGAGCGCGAGATGTGGGCCCGCTTCACCAAGGCCAGGTCCTCCTTCGAGAAGGCGCGCAAGGTGCACTTTGCGCAGCTCGACAAGGAAAACGCCTCCGTCGCGGGCACCAAGGAAGACCTCGCGAACCGTGCGGAGGCCCTCGCGACCTCTACCGATTGGGACGGGACTGCTCGCCAGTTCAAGCAGCTCATGGACCAGTGGCGCCTGGCCGGTCGTGGCCGCAAGAGCACCGACGACGCGCTCTGGGCACGATTCCAGGGCGCCCAAGAGGCGTTCTTCTCCACCAAGCGCGCCGCGAGCGAGGCCGAAGAAGAGGTTCTCAACGCGAACGTTCCCGCCAAGGAGGCCGCAGTGAAGGCCGCCGAGGCGCTGCTGCCCATCTCGGATGTGCGTGCCGCCAAGAAGGAGATCCGCGCGATCCAGGACCGCTTCGAGTCTGCTGGCGAGGTGCCTCGTGGCGCCGCCGCATCGCTGAGCCGCCGCATCGCGGCCGTCGAAAAGGCCATTCGCGACGCCGACCAGGCCCACTGGACGTCCAAGAACCCCGAGATCGAGGCCCGTGCCACCGGTGCGGCCGCGCAGCTCCACTCGGCGATCGCCGACCTTGAGGCCAAGCTCGAAAAGGCGAAGGCCGCCAAGGACGCGCGCAAGGTCAAGGAATTCACCGAGTCGCTCGCCGCTCGCAAGGCCTGGCTCAAGCAGATCGAGGCAGTCGCCAAGTAG
- the hisS gene encoding histidine--tRNA ligase — protein sequence MSRLAPLSGFPEWTPSERLVEAHVIDRLREVFELHGFAQIETRAVEPLERLGGEAEASKEVYVLTRRGGETAEFGLHFDLTVPFARYVEERQGHLTFPFRRYQIQKVWRGERPQEGRFREFYQADIDVVARETLPAHVEAEVAVVMARALQSLDLPPVRMRMNDRRLVEGFYRGVGIADVAGALRSVDKLGKIGHDGVARELAAQGVPETAAEAILHLARIRSSDSSFHEAVLDLWETTPTHADGEPQKLMAEGIAALGALVEAVNAAVPGTAEADLSIARGLDYYTGAVYETTLEGHEDLGSICSGGRYDSLVAGGGFPGVGMSIGVSRLVSRLVSRRMLVATRGVPSAVLVAVMDEETRAASQSIADRLRARGIACEVSPSAAKFGKQIQYADRRGIPFVWFPGADPTGEVSDGEVKDIRSGEQVAADADAWNPPAEDLKPRVVRG from the coding sequence ATGTCGCGACTTGCGCCCCTTTCAGGCTTCCCCGAGTGGACCCCCTCCGAGCGTCTGGTTGAGGCGCACGTCATCGATCGACTGCGGGAGGTATTCGAACTCCACGGGTTCGCACAGATCGAGACGCGCGCGGTTGAGCCGCTCGAGCGCCTTGGCGGAGAGGCGGAGGCCTCCAAGGAGGTCTACGTCCTCACGCGGCGTGGGGGAGAGACCGCCGAGTTCGGCCTCCACTTCGACCTGACGGTGCCGTTCGCTCGCTACGTCGAGGAGCGCCAAGGCCACCTCACGTTCCCATTCAGGCGCTACCAGATTCAGAAGGTGTGGAGGGGCGAGCGCCCCCAAGAGGGCCGCTTCAGGGAGTTCTATCAGGCCGATATCGACGTCGTCGCTCGCGAGACGCTGCCCGCCCACGTCGAGGCCGAGGTTGCCGTCGTGATGGCTCGGGCCCTGCAGAGCCTCGACCTGCCGCCGGTGCGCATGCGGATGAACGACAGGAGGCTCGTCGAGGGGTTCTACAGGGGGGTGGGTATCGCCGATGTCGCGGGGGCCCTGCGCTCCGTCGACAAGCTTGGCAAGATCGGCCACGACGGCGTGGCAAGGGAACTTGCCGCTCAGGGAGTGCCGGAGACGGCCGCGGAGGCGATCCTGCACCTCGCCCGCATTCGCTCCTCGGATTCCTCCTTCCACGAGGCGGTCCTGGACTTGTGGGAGACGACGCCGACGCACGCCGACGGTGAGCCACAGAAGCTCATGGCCGAGGGCATTGCGGCGCTCGGCGCGCTCGTGGAGGCAGTTAACGCCGCGGTACCAGGCACGGCCGAGGCCGATCTCAGCATCGCCCGCGGCCTCGATTACTACACGGGAGCCGTCTACGAGACGACGCTCGAGGGTCACGAGGACTTGGGCTCGATCTGCTCTGGCGGGCGTTACGACTCGCTGGTGGCTGGGGGCGGGTTCCCCGGCGTCGGCATGTCTATCGGTGTCAGCAGGCTCGTGTCGCGCCTCGTGTCGCGCCGGATGCTCGTCGCCACGCGGGGTGTCCCCAGCGCCGTATTGGTGGCCGTGATGGACGAGGAGACGCGCGCCGCCTCCCAGTCCATCGCAGACCGCCTGCGTGCGCGCGGAATCGCATGTGAGGTCTCGCCAAGCGCGGCCAAGTTCGGGAAGCAGATTCAATATGCCGACCGAAGGGGCATCCCGTTCGTGTGGTTTCCCGGCGCCGACCCGACCGGCGAGGTTTCTGATGGGGAAGTCAAGGACATTCGCTCCGGCGAGCAGGTTGCCGCAGACGCCGACGCCTGGAACCCGCCCGCCGAGGACCTCAAGCCACGCGTCGTGCGCGGCTAG
- the aspS gene encoding aspartate--tRNA ligase — protein MLRTHLAGNLRAADAGATVTLSGWVGRRRDHGGVAFIDLRDASGFAQVVLREDIAHSLRTEYVIQVTGEVRLRPDGSTNPNLPSGEIEVVGSEVVVLNESAPTPFPIDEHVTVGEEARLKYRYLDLRRPRQREAMVLRSKANQAARRVLDRHDFLEIETPTLTHSTPEGARDFLVPARLAPGSWYALPQSPQLFKQLLMVAGMEKYYQIARCYRDEDFRADRQPEFTQLDVEMSFVDQDDVIALGEEIVRELWALIGYEVPLPIPRLTFADAMARFGSDKPDLRFGLELTELTEYFSQTPFRVFQSEYVGAVVMPGGASQPRKTLDAWQDWAKQRGAKGLAYVLVGEDGTLGGPVAKNLSDTELAGLAAAVGAENGDCIFFAAGETDQSRALLGAARNEIARRVGLIDESRFEFVWVVDAPLFKPVRSDDDDVALGSSAWTAVHHAFTSPKPEWIDRFEEDPGHALAYAYDIVCNGNEIGGGSIRIHRRDVQERVFGIMGIGAIEAQEKFGFLLDAFQFGAPPHGGIALGWDRVVMLLGGHESIRDVIAFPKSGGGYDALTGAPAPVTAEQRKETGVDFVPEVEEVEES, from the coding sequence GTGCTTCGCACCCACCTCGCCGGAAACCTCCGCGCCGCCGACGCAGGCGCGACCGTCACCCTGTCAGGCTGGGTTGGCCGTCGCCGCGATCACGGCGGCGTCGCGTTCATCGACCTGCGCGATGCCTCGGGCTTTGCCCAGGTGGTGCTGCGCGAGGACATCGCCCACTCGCTGCGCACCGAGTACGTCATCCAGGTCACCGGTGAGGTGCGCCTGCGTCCCGACGGCTCGACAAACCCCAACCTTCCCTCCGGTGAGATCGAGGTCGTCGGCTCCGAGGTCGTCGTCCTCAACGAGTCCGCGCCCACGCCGTTCCCGATCGACGAGCACGTCACCGTCGGCGAGGAGGCCCGCCTCAAGTACCGCTACCTCGACCTGCGTCGGCCGCGTCAGCGCGAGGCCATGGTGCTGCGTTCCAAGGCCAACCAGGCCGCGCGCCGCGTGCTCGACCGCCACGACTTCCTCGAGATCGAGACGCCAACGCTGACGCACTCGACGCCCGAGGGTGCCCGCGACTTCCTGGTGCCCGCTCGCCTCGCGCCCGGCTCCTGGTACGCCCTGCCCCAGTCGCCGCAGCTGTTCAAGCAGTTGCTGATGGTGGCCGGCATGGAGAAGTACTACCAGATCGCGCGCTGCTACCGCGATGAGGACTTCCGCGCGGACCGCCAGCCCGAGTTCACGCAACTCGACGTTGAGATGTCGTTCGTTGACCAGGACGACGTCATCGCGCTGGGCGAGGAGATCGTGCGCGAGCTCTGGGCGCTCATCGGCTACGAGGTCCCGCTACCCATCCCGCGCCTGACCTTCGCCGACGCGATGGCCCGCTTTGGCTCGGACAAGCCCGACCTGCGGTTTGGCCTCGAGCTCACCGAGCTCACCGAATACTTCAGTCAGACGCCGTTTAGGGTCTTCCAGTCCGAGTACGTCGGCGCCGTCGTCATGCCCGGTGGCGCGTCGCAGCCGCGCAAGACTCTCGACGCGTGGCAAGACTGGGCCAAGCAGCGCGGCGCCAAGGGCCTCGCGTACGTGCTGGTGGGCGAGGACGGCACGCTGGGCGGCCCCGTCGCCAAGAACCTGTCCGATACGGAGCTCGCGGGCCTCGCGGCGGCCGTTGGCGCCGAGAACGGCGACTGCATCTTCTTCGCCGCCGGCGAGACCGACCAGTCCCGTGCCCTTCTGGGTGCCGCTCGCAACGAGATCGCCCGCCGCGTGGGTCTGATCGACGAGTCGCGCTTCGAGTTCGTCTGGGTGGTGGACGCGCCGCTATTCAAGCCCGTGCGGTCCGACGACGACGACGTGGCGCTCGGCTCTTCGGCCTGGACGGCAGTGCACCACGCGTTCACGAGCCCCAAGCCGGAGTGGATCGACCGCTTCGAGGAAGACCCTGGCCATGCGCTCGCCTACGCCTACGACATCGTCTGCAACGGCAACGAAATCGGTGGCGGCTCGATCCGTATCCACCGGCGCGACGTGCAGGAGCGAGTGTTCGGCATTATGGGCATCGGCGCCATCGAGGCTCAGGAGAAGTTTGGCTTCCTGCTCGACGCCTTCCAGTTCGGTGCGCCCCCTCACGGAGGCATCGCGCTCGGTTGGGACCGCGTAGTGATGCTGCTCGGCGGACACGAGTCGATTCGCGACGTGATCGCGTTCCCCAAGTCAGGTGGCGGCTACGACGCGCTCACGGGCGCGCCCGCCCCCGTCACGGCGGAGCAGCGCAAGGAGACGGGCGTCGACTTCGTTCCCGAGGTCGAAGAGGTCGAAGAGTCCTAG